One region of Oryza glaberrima chromosome 7, OglaRS2, whole genome shotgun sequence genomic DNA includes:
- the LOC127779341 gene encoding cysteine-rich receptor-like protein kinase 10 yields MCRGSLLLRVHAALLLLAALPALIAGQPWQICGDNGNYTANSTYQANLKQLAAALHKNVSSGTGRLFASGAVGAVPDAVYALALCRGDINATACADCVGTIFQDAQQLCPYRKEVSIVYDSCYLRFSNLDFLSSADNSGVVDLYNTGTVSGDVGRYDRAVTGLLNATARYAAGNTNASSRLFATGVMVGFDAQFPKIYAMAQCSPDLSPAQCGLCLGAMVARWWQTFEPNTQGARSVGARCNMRVELYSFYNVPSMLQLQAEAVSPSPSPAPAPAGKPPAVPGTTGGKRRNGADKVLAIVMPIVAAILAVTVIGFCFWRRRRPEKAPPPGPLRSASRSEDFESIESLFLDLSTLRIATDNFSENNKLGEGGFGVVYKGSLPHGEEIAVKRLSQSSVQGMGELKNELVLVAKLQHKNLVRLVGVCLEEHERMLVYEYMPNRSLDTILFDAEKSSLLDWGRRLKIINGVARGMQYLHEDSQLKIVHRDLKASNVLLDSDYNPKISDFGLARLFGGDQTQDVTNRVVGTYGYMAPEYAMRGHYSVKSDVFSFGVLVLEIVTGRRNSGSYYSEQSGDLLSIIWEHWTMGTIMEMVDRSMGERAAGGEIARCIHVGLLCVQENPASRPAMSAVNVMLSSGTVSLKAPSRPAFYIRKGGGDDGGGTGSYSGSFVGTLPSSGRSAPMSPNEVSITELEPR; encoded by the exons ATGTGCCGCGGATCACTCCTCCTCCGTGTTCATGCCGCGCTGCTTCTCCTCGCGGCGCTCCCGGCGCTGATCGCCGGCCAGCCGTGGCAGATATGCGGGGACAACGGCAACTACACGGCGAACAGCACCTACCAAGCCAACCTCAAGcagctcgccgcggcgctccACAAGAACGTCTCCTCCGGCACCGGCCGCCTCTTCGCctccggcgccgtcggcgccgtgcCGGACGCCGTCTACGCGCTCGCGCTCTGCCGCGGCGACATCAACGCCACCGCCTGCGCCGACTGCGTCGGCACCATCTTCCAGGACGCGCAGCAGCTGTGCCCCTACCGCAAGGAGGTGTCCATCGTCTACGACAGCTGCTACCTCCGCTTCTCCAACCTCGacttcctctcctccgccgacaACTCCGGCGTCGTCGACCTCTACAACACCGGGACCGTCTCCGGCGACGTCGGCCGCTACGACCGCGCGGTGACGGGCCTCCTCAACGCCACGGCCAGGTACGCGGCGGGCAACACCAACGCGTCGTCCAGGCTGTTCGCGACGGGGGTGATGGTCGGGTTCGACGCCCAGTTCCCCAAGATCTACGCCATGGCGCAGTGCTCGCCGGACCTGTCGCCGGCGCAATGCGGGCTGTGCCTCGGCGCCATGGTGGCGCGGTGGTGGCAGACGTTCGAGCCCAACACGCAGGGCGCCAGGAGCGTCGGCGCGCGCTGCAACATGCGGGTCGAGCTGTACTCGTTCTACAACGTCCCTTCCATGCTGCAGCTGCAAGCCGAGGccgtctcgccgtcgccatcgccggcgccggcgccggcagggaAGCCACCTGCTGTGCCGGGCACTACAGGAG GGAAAAGGAGAAACGGAGCAGATAAAGTTCTTGCAATTGTAATGCCTATAGTTGCTGCCATACTGGCAGTCACTGTAATTGGCTTTTGTttctggaggaggagaagaccaGAAAAAGCACCTCCACCAGGACCGCTCCGAT CCGCATCTCGTTCGGAGGACTTTGAGAGTATTGAGTCACTTTTTCTTGATCTATCAACACTCCGAATCGCAACAGATAACTTCTCCGAAAATAACAAACTTGGTGAAGGAGGATTTGGTGTTGTTTATAAG GGATCCCTACCACATGGTGAAGAGATAGCAGTAAAGAGGCTCTCACAAAGCTCTGTGCAAGGAATGGGGGAGCTGAAAAATGAGCTGGTTTTGGTTGCCAAGCTCCAGCACAAGAATCTTGTCCGTTTGGTCGGTGTTTGTCTAGAAGAGCATGAGAGGATGCTTGTCTATGAATACATGCCCAATAGAAGCTTGGATACCATTCTTTTTG ATGCTGAGAAAAGCAGTCTGCTAGACTGGGGAAGAAGGCTGAAAATAATAAACGGAGTCGCTCGAGGAATGCAGTATCTCCATGAAGATTCCCAGCTGAAGATCGTTCATCGGGACCTTAAGGCAAGCAATGTTCTTCTAGACTCTGATTACAACCCCAAGATTTCAGACTTCGGCTTGGCGAGGCTCTTCGGAGGCGACCAAACGCAGGACGTCACAAATCGCGTTGTCGGGACATA TGGATACATGGCGCCAGAGTACGCGATGCGTGGGCACTACTCCGTCAAGTCAGACGTGTTCAGCTTCGGCGTCCTGGTCCTGGAGATCGTCACGGGGAGGAGGAACAGCGGCTCCTACTACAGCGAGCAATCCGGCGATCTCCTAAGCATC ATATGGGAGCACTGGACCATGGGAACCATCATGGAGATGGTGGACCGGTCCAtgggcgagcgcgcggcgggcggcgagatCGCGAGGTGCATCCACGTCGGGCTGCTCTGCGTGCAGGAGAACCCGGCGAGCAGGCCGGCCATGTCGGCGGTGAACGTGATGCTGAGCAGCGGCACGGTGTCGCTCAAGGCACCGTCCAGGCCGGCGTTCTACATCcggaagggcggcggcgacgacggcggcggcacggggtcGTACTCGGGGTCGTTCGTCGGCACCTTGCCGTCGTCCGGCAGGTCGGCGCCCATGTCGCCCAACGAGGTGTCCATCACTGAGCTCGAGCCGAGATAA